The following are encoded together in the Bacteroidales bacterium MB20-C3-3 genome:
- a CDS encoding alpha/beta hydrolase family protein: MKGLKLLITLLLVGFCTQIHASKREIIIKSKHLGCDDTILVHTPTGYSGESIPALFLLHGWSGNWRNWNDKADLQKMSDKYGFIIITPDGFYNSWYVNSTVSGGMQWRTFFHEELYPLIMKDYSLDPEKTFISGLSMGGHGAVNVFLDDISKFRAAGSMSGVLNLEDTRLKTSDIPKVLGPYSVENDNYSKQSALNRLNGFKEQTEKNNFLKERIILISCGKSDALAKSSRDFTDKCDSLDIKNILLLSPGNHTWVHWVYSLDLHLFHFKRIAQGEHLGY; the protein is encoded by the coding sequence ATGAAAGGTCTAAAACTTCTGATTACTCTCCTGTTAGTGGGATTTTGCACACAGATACATGCTTCAAAAAGAGAGATTATAATTAAATCTAAGCACCTTGGTTGCGATGATACTATCCTTGTTCATACGCCTACAGGTTATTCAGGAGAGAGCATCCCGGCACTATTCCTTCTTCACGGATGGAGTGGCAACTGGCGCAACTGGAATGACAAAGCAGACCTTCAAAAAATGAGTGATAAATATGGATTTATAATTATTACTCCTGATGGTTTCTATAACAGCTGGTATGTCAATAGCACTGTCTCCGGAGGAATGCAATGGAGAACATTTTTTCACGAAGAGCTTTATCCTTTGATAATGAAAGATTATTCCCTTGATCCTGAAAAGACATTTATATCCGGGTTAAGTATGGGTGGACACGGGGCTGTAAATGTTTTCCTGGATGATATTTCAAAATTCAGGGCTGCCGGAAGTATGTCCGGAGTATTGAATCTTGAGGATACCAGATTAAAAACAAGTGACATTCCCAAAGTCCTTGGGCCATACTCTGTGGAAAACGACAACTATTCAAAGCAGTCAGCTCTTAACAGACTTAATGGTTTTAAAGAACAGACTGAAAAAAATAACTTTCTAAAGGAGAGGATAATCTTGATAAGTTGCGGTAAAAGTGATGCTCTGGCAAAAAGTTCCCGCGACTTTACTGACAAATGTGATTCTTTAGACATAAAGAACATTCTTCTCTTAAGTCCCGGTAACCACACCTGGGTTCACTGGGTCTATTCACTGGACTTGCATCTTTTCCATTTTAAGAGAATTGCACAGGGTGAACACCTTGGATATTAA
- a CDS encoding HDIG domain-containing metalloprotein, producing the protein MIFSEWYKKYYSILFFVLAAFTGMLMLPAEGKFKYEYQKGRPWLYETLIAPVDFPILKSEQELRAERSMAASKSPACYNVEQEAMISTREELLTFFSSLSSDSLILLDSRVAYLYDKGITERMDGGNPLSRVLISDNNFTLKERPAAEIFSIESAIAFINEFATLSRDKLTKLESLIKPNLIYDKEATELARREAVQKISPTKGVLYAGQVIVAQGETITAEIEQLLDSYKAEYEISMGFSGSLLVLKSGQLLICLALFLLLYITLYFTKREILKEKRKLLFVLMLVLFSILVTVVVRGISPSYLFIIPFSVFALYLCSFFNTKMVLPVYIVIILPVVTIAQNGAEIFMLNLFAGSITILAYTYWDKGWMQFAVAFAVFMTLSLSYIAFRMVEDGTLVEISWNTTAYFAWNAILIVAAYPLIYLFEKLYGLVSNQRLKDLADTDSKLLREMSDKAPGSFQHILQVASLAESGVSAIGGYSLLARVGALYHDIGKIENPMLFIENQPTGAKNIHEELEPAESARLIIKHVQDGLDIAKRERLPQIIKDFILSHHGKSKTLYFYKKHINSGGDPSDAHLFTYEGIMPKYKEQVVVMMADAVEAASRSLRDYSEESISGLVERVVEERISDGQLLEAEISLKEIKMVKDVFKQRLSGMYHSRMVKPL; encoded by the coding sequence ATGATTTTTTCAGAGTGGTATAAAAAATATTACAGTATACTCTTCTTTGTTCTTGCAGCATTTACCGGCATGCTGATGCTCCCGGCAGAGGGGAAATTTAAATATGAATATCAGAAGGGCAGACCCTGGCTCTATGAAACTCTGATAGCCCCTGTTGATTTTCCCATATTAAAGAGCGAGCAGGAGTTAAGGGCCGAGAGAAGTATGGCTGCCTCCAAAAGTCCTGCATGTTATAATGTAGAACAGGAGGCCATGATTAGCACTAGAGAGGAGCTCCTCACTTTTTTTTCAAGCCTTTCTTCAGATTCTCTGATTTTACTTGATAGCAGAGTAGCATATCTTTACGACAAGGGGATAACTGAAAGAATGGATGGGGGAAATCCTCTTTCAAGAGTACTTATCTCAGATAATAATTTTACCCTGAAAGAGAGACCTGCGGCAGAGATTTTCTCTATTGAATCAGCGATAGCTTTTATTAACGAATTTGCCACACTCTCCAGAGATAAGTTAACCAAACTGGAGTCCCTGATTAAGCCTAATCTGATATATGACAAAGAGGCTACCGAGTTGGCAAGAAGAGAGGCTGTTCAAAAGATATCTCCAACAAAAGGAGTCCTTTATGCAGGCCAGGTAATAGTAGCCCAGGGGGAGACAATTACAGCTGAGATAGAACAACTTCTTGATTCATATAAAGCGGAATATGAAATTAGTATGGGCTTTTCAGGAAGCTTACTTGTGTTGAAATCCGGACAACTTCTTATCTGTTTAGCGCTGTTCTTGTTACTATATATTACTTTATACTTTACAAAAAGAGAGATTTTAAAAGAGAAGAGAAAACTTCTGTTTGTACTAATGCTGGTGCTTTTCTCAATTCTCGTTACAGTTGTTGTAAGAGGGATAAGCCCCTCATATCTCTTTATCATTCCTTTTTCTGTTTTTGCTCTTTATCTCTGCTCATTTTTCAATACAAAGATGGTATTGCCGGTATATATTGTAATAATACTTCCGGTTGTGACAATTGCACAGAATGGAGCCGAAATATTTATGCTTAACCTCTTTGCCGGCAGTATTACTATACTTGCATATACATACTGGGATAAAGGGTGGATGCAGTTTGCTGTTGCATTTGCAGTTTTTATGACACTTTCCTTGTCATATATAGCATTCAGAATGGTAGAAGATGGAACTCTGGTGGAGATCAGCTGGAATACAACGGCTTATTTTGCCTGGAATGCAATCCTTATTGTTGCAGCTTATCCCTTAATCTATCTCTTTGAAAAACTATATGGCCTGGTATCAAACCAGCGACTTAAAGATTTGGCGGATACTGACAGTAAATTACTAAGGGAGATGTCTGATAAAGCTCCGGGCTCTTTTCAGCACATTCTCCAAGTCGCAAGTCTTGCAGAGAGTGGTGTCTCTGCCATAGGAGGCTACTCTCTTCTTGCAAGGGTAGGTGCTCTTTATCATGACATCGGGAAAATTGAAAACCCTATGCTCTTTATTGAAAACCAACCTACTGGAGCTAAAAATATTCACGAAGAGCTTGAACCGGCAGAGAGCGCCAGACTTATTATTAAACATGTTCAGGATGGTCTTGATATCGCAAAAAGGGAGAGATTACCACAAATTATAAAAGATTTTATTCTCTCTCATCACGGAAAATCAAAGACACTATATTTTTATAAAAAGCATATTAATTCAGGCGGAGACCCCTCTGATGCCCATCTCTTCACTTATGAAGGGATTATGCCCAAATACAAAGAGCAGGTAGTAGTAATGATGGCAGATGCAGTTGAAGCTGCATCAAGATCGCTGCGGGATTACAGTGAAGAGTCAATCTCAGGGCTTGTTGAGAGGGTGGTGGAGGAGAGAATTTCAGATGGTCAGCTTCTGGAAGCAGAGATCTCTCTTAAAGAGATAAAGATGGTAAAGGATGTCTTTAAGCAGAGACTTTCAGGAATGTATCACAGCAGAATGGTCAAGCCTTTATAA
- a CDS encoding LysE family transporter, producing the protein MLIDFVKGFLVGLGASIPLGPMGVMCVQKTLSKGRNSGFITGLGAAITDTIFAALAILGLAYIQSFIEDYERGVLLFGGVVVGLIGLKIYLTNPVKQIRQKAQGNNRHMEDLFSAILMTITNPGAIFLILGMFAFVGLDVDSQAANRMITAALGGVFVGAATWWYALSTGINIFRKKFRLRQLLMINRISGIIIIVIGLISFFEGVWRFLAPFLN; encoded by the coding sequence ATGCTTATTGACTTTGTTAAGGGTTTTCTCGTTGGATTGGGTGCTTCCATACCTCTTGGACCAATGGGGGTTATGTGTGTGCAAAAAACACTTAGCAAAGGAAGAAATTCAGGATTCATTACCGGTTTAGGAGCAGCAATTACTGATACAATATTCGCTGCTCTTGCCATATTGGGGCTGGCCTATATCCAAAGTTTCATTGAAGATTACGAAAGAGGTGTACTTCTCTTTGGTGGCGTAGTGGTTGGACTGATTGGTCTTAAGATTTACCTGACAAACCCTGTAAAACAGATCAGACAGAAAGCCCAGGGTAACAACAGACATATGGAAGATCTCTTCTCTGCTATATTAATGACAATTACCAACCCCGGAGCTATTTTCCTGATTCTGGGAATGTTTGCCTTTGTTGGTTTGGATGTTGACTCCCAGGCTGCTAACAGGATGATTACTGCCGCTCTTGGCGGTGTATTTGTAGGGGCAGCAACCTGGTGGTATGCACTAAGTACAGGTATTAACATATTCAGAAAGAAATTCAGACTTCGTCAGCTTCTGATGATAAACCGGATCTCAGGCATTATCATTATTGTAATTGGTCTGATCTCTTTTTTTGAAGGAGTATGGAGATTTTTGGCTCCATTTTTGAATTAG
- a CDS encoding TonB-dependent receptor, with protein MSTISKRAALIILLFSALNLYGQVSDKDTTIKNYQLEGVTIITAPKETYFLNRLPASTSIIGGAEVESGGKNSIKGLSSSVPNLFIPDYGSKITSAIYIRGIGSRFSPSPSIGLYEDNVPFIDKSAFDFEFLDVERVEILRGPQGTLYGRNALGGIVHIRTKSPFSDPGTEISLKAGTFSQYRGSFTTRNRINERLAFSLGGFLNSDGGFFKNESTGKRIGNGYSAGGRLRVAYNIARRWKIEAANQFEFSDHSAYPYGLYNKGTGKSAAPSFNDTSSYKRVLNTTSLVVTHNAPGWRMNLISAYQYLKDTMRLDQDFTPQSVYTMSQSQKFGNFTQEVVFKSENDKNYQFVSGISAFIQNNYTDAPVLFGEDGVKRFFQDNFDRLYTTGVMPFHMKVGNNTIPVSGEYDQRSWGAAAFHQVTLRKVFTEGLSLTLGLRYEYEKQRLDYNSAMNLSLSFVRPGVPRPISMEIPAEVTGNENQSFGQFLPKFSVQYSKNNNLKLFYTSARGYKAGGYNIQMFSDIVQSKIMGGMPGGAQIEGDISDKISYKPEYNWNHEIGFSGWIIPEKFNFNASLFYIDSRDQQVVQFAGATGLGRVAKNAGKSYSTGGEISSSYKISKELEAFLNWGYTYSKFTHYTDNQNDYSGKFVPFVPRNTLNAGILYSVKINRGNFRQFNAAIRYNGAGKIYWTEQNDVAQKFYSTVDIESSVKISIFEISVWMRNFTDSEYNTFYFETTGKGFAQAGVPFNVGAGLKIKF; from the coding sequence ATGAGTACCATTTCAAAAAGAGCAGCTCTTATTATCTTGCTCTTCTCAGCTCTAAACCTTTATGGTCAAGTATCGGACAAAGATACTACAATTAAGAATTATCAACTTGAAGGTGTGACAATAATCACAGCTCCCAAAGAGACTTACTTTCTAAACCGGCTTCCTGCATCAACCAGTATAATTGGTGGAGCAGAGGTTGAATCGGGAGGAAAAAACTCAATTAAAGGACTCTCCTCTTCCGTGCCTAATCTTTTTATCCCGGATTACGGATCAAAAATAACATCAGCTATATATATAAGGGGAATTGGCTCCAGATTCTCTCCATCACCATCTATCGGACTATATGAAGATAATGTTCCATTTATTGATAAAAGTGCATTCGATTTTGAATTCCTTGATGTTGAAAGAGTAGAGATTTTAAGAGGACCACAGGGTACTCTTTATGGAAGAAACGCTCTTGGAGGAATTGTACATATCAGAACAAAATCACCATTTTCTGATCCCGGCACAGAAATTTCTCTAAAAGCAGGAACATTTAGCCAGTACAGGGGAAGTTTTACTACCAGAAACAGGATAAATGAGAGACTGGCATTTTCACTTGGCGGATTTCTAAACAGTGACGGAGGATTCTTTAAAAACGAATCTACCGGAAAGAGAATTGGCAATGGATACTCAGCCGGAGGCAGGTTAAGAGTTGCTTATAATATTGCAAGAAGATGGAAGATAGAGGCTGCAAATCAATTTGAATTCAGCGACCACAGCGCTTACCCATATGGTTTGTACAATAAAGGGACCGGAAAGAGTGCTGCACCGTCATTCAACGACACCTCTTCATACAAGCGTGTTCTGAACACAACTAGTCTTGTTGTTACTCATAACGCACCCGGATGGAGGATGAATCTAATATCGGCATACCAGTATCTGAAAGATACAATGAGACTTGATCAGGATTTCACACCACAATCTGTTTATACTATGAGTCAATCTCAGAAGTTTGGCAACTTTACTCAGGAGGTGGTCTTCAAATCAGAAAATGATAAAAATTATCAGTTTGTTTCCGGAATATCTGCATTCATTCAGAATAACTATACAGATGCACCTGTGCTATTTGGAGAAGATGGTGTCAAGAGATTCTTCCAGGATAATTTTGACAGGCTCTACACAACCGGAGTAATGCCATTTCATATGAAGGTTGGAAACAACACAATTCCTGTAAGTGGTGAATATGATCAGAGATCATGGGGAGCTGCAGCATTTCATCAGGTAACATTGAGGAAAGTATTTACTGAAGGGCTCTCTCTAACCCTTGGTTTAAGATACGAATATGAGAAACAGAGACTGGATTACAACAGTGCAATGAATCTCTCTTTGTCTTTTGTAAGGCCCGGGGTACCCAGACCAATTTCTATGGAAATACCGGCTGAAGTAACCGGAAACGAAAATCAGTCATTCGGTCAGTTTTTGCCAAAATTTTCTGTTCAATACAGCAAAAACAATAATCTGAAACTCTTTTACACCTCTGCAAGGGGCTACAAAGCAGGAGGATACAACATTCAAATGTTTTCTGACATAGTACAGTCAAAAATTATGGGAGGAATGCCGGGTGGTGCTCAGATCGAAGGAGATATATCTGATAAAATTTCATATAAACCTGAATATAACTGGAATCATGAGATTGGCTTTAGTGGATGGATAATTCCGGAAAAATTCAACTTTAATGCATCTCTCTTTTATATTGACAGCAGAGACCAACAGGTGGTTCAGTTTGCAGGAGCAACAGGACTTGGAAGAGTCGCAAAAAATGCTGGTAAATCATATAGTACAGGGGGAGAAATATCATCCAGTTACAAAATTTCCAAAGAGCTGGAAGCCTTCTTAAACTGGGGTTACACCTACTCAAAATTTACTCATTATACAGACAATCAGAATGACTATTCAGGAAAATTTGTTCCTTTTGTTCCGCGTAACACACTGAATGCCGGCATATTATACTCTGTAAAAATAAACAGAGGCAACTTCAGGCAATTTAATGCAGCTATCAGATATAATGGAGCCGGAAAGATATACTGGACTGAACAGAATGATGTTGCACAGAAATTTTACTCTACAGTTGATATTGAGAGTTCAGTAAAAATATCTATTTTTGAAATATCTGTCTGGATGAGAAATTTCACAGACAGTGAGTATAACACATTCTACTTTGAGACAACAGGAAAAGGTTTTGCCCAGGCTGGTGTTCCCTTTAATGTAGGAGCTGGATTAAAAATTAAATTTTAG
- the lnt gene encoding apolipoprotein N-acyltransferase: MHFSVNKKTKSVIRLILAAVTLLSLPFLVKGAGILILFALTPLLMLENYIENNKIPFSWLIIFVVFFIWTAATTYWVAYANFKGAIASMLMYSFALTVITKLYGWFKSRQGRVVGYAFFITAWLSWEHIMADGEINLLWLALGNGFASLHRVVQWYEFTGVAGGSLWALLFSVLAYDTIISRGNCAAPQMRARNITLVLLLIVPVYISHALYITYEESSENASFLIIQPNIDPYNDKFGGMTQREQDEILINLLNEGYDKSLDFVIGPETFTAGIIENNPYESDSFTRFANAAKGLGEAKIIIGASTHYLYPKEGYSPDIKPLSSSRKIGTGWYDSHNSAILLDSSGRYQFYYKSKLVPLVEYMPFQKYMDGLRMFVIELGGYFGSYGVQKERSVFHSSDSGIRIGTAICYESVYGNFYREFILKGANVMSIITNDGWWLNSPGYKQHLWFDKLRAIETRRSIARCGNTGVSALINQKGDIVSQTKWWSRGWLKGTLSLNEKITIFVKYGDYIGRAAYYSMLIFIALAIFVLTNISARVRR, translated from the coding sequence ATGCATTTTAGTGTTAATAAAAAAACAAAAAGCGTTATCAGGCTTATTCTGGCAGCGGTTACACTTCTGTCGCTTCCATTTCTTGTAAAGGGAGCTGGGATTTTGATACTATTTGCCCTTACTCCTCTGCTAATGCTCGAAAATTATATTGAGAACAATAAAATTCCCTTCAGCTGGCTGATTATTTTTGTGGTGTTTTTTATCTGGACAGCAGCTACAACATACTGGGTTGCTTATGCAAATTTTAAAGGTGCAATAGCTTCTATGTTGATGTACTCTTTTGCCTTAACAGTGATTACAAAATTATACGGGTGGTTTAAAAGTAGACAGGGAAGGGTCGTAGGGTATGCCTTTTTCATAACTGCCTGGCTATCCTGGGAGCATATAATGGCAGACGGGGAGATTAACTTACTCTGGCTTGCACTGGGTAATGGATTTGCTTCTCTGCACAGAGTTGTTCAGTGGTACGAATTTACCGGTGTAGCAGGAGGCTCTCTGTGGGCGTTGCTCTTCTCTGTTTTAGCCTATGATACAATTATTTCCAGAGGTAACTGTGCAGCACCTCAAATGAGAGCCAGAAACATAACACTTGTACTCTTGCTGATTGTCCCGGTATATATATCACATGCTTTGTATATTACATATGAAGAGAGTAGTGAGAATGCATCTTTTCTGATTATCCAGCCAAATATTGATCCATACAACGATAAATTTGGGGGTATGACACAGAGAGAACAGGATGAAATTCTTATTAACCTGCTTAATGAGGGCTATGACAAATCGTTAGACTTTGTTATTGGTCCAGAGACATTTACTGCAGGCATAATTGAAAACAATCCTTACGAAAGTGACTCCTTCACCAGATTTGCAAATGCAGCAAAAGGGCTGGGAGAGGCAAAAATTATAATAGGTGCCTCTACTCACTATCTCTACCCAAAAGAGGGTTACTCCCCTGATATTAAACCATTATCCTCTTCGCGAAAAATTGGTACAGGCTGGTACGACTCCCATAACTCTGCAATTTTACTTGATAGTTCAGGTCGTTATCAGTTTTATTACAAATCAAAATTAGTACCACTTGTTGAGTATATGCCTTTTCAGAAATATATGGATGGCTTAAGAATGTTTGTGATTGAGCTTGGTGGGTACTTTGGCAGTTATGGTGTACAGAAGGAGAGGAGTGTTTTTCATTCTTCTGACAGCGGGATAAGAATAGGAACAGCAATCTGTTACGAATCTGTATATGGTAACTTTTACAGAGAGTTTATACTTAAAGGAGCCAATGTTATGTCTATTATTACAAATGACGGCTGGTGGCTTAACTCTCCCGGATATAAGCAGCATTTATGGTTTGATAAACTAAGGGCAATAGAGACAAGACGGTCAATTGCAAGGTGTGGTAACACCGGTGTAAGTGCATTAATTAATCAGAAAGGAGATATTGTCTCACAGACAAAATGGTGGAGCAGGGGGTGGCTTAAGGGAACTCTCTCTCTAAATGAAAAAATCACCATATTCGTTAAATATGGTGATTATATTGGAAGGGCTGCATACTACTCTATGCTGATTTTTATTGCTCTTGCAATTTTTGTCCTGACAAATATTTCAGCGAGGGTGAGGCGATAA
- a CDS encoding menaquinone biosynthesis decarboxylase: MYKSLKDFIEFLESKGELIRIKEFTDPLLEITEITDRVSKQPGGGKALLFENTGTAYPVLTNMLGSKNRILYALGATSFDEISESMRDLIKEVTRQRGTIQEKLKAIPLLGRAASWMPKAHKGVAPCQEVILHQPDIGRLPVLKCWPQDGGPFVTLPLVHTKDSVTGARNVGMYRMQVFSENTTGMHWHRHKTGARQFSRCKEGKFPVAVALGGDPVYTYAATAPLPEGIDEYMLAGFLRNKPVSLTDCLTQPLQVPADCDFVIEGYIDTKEAPVVEGPFGDHTGFYSLEDLYPKMHITCISHKKDAIYPATIVGIPPQEDKYIAMATESIFLTPIQFTMVPELKDLYLPEEGIGHNLAIVKIEKSYPGQGIKVGHALWGAGQMMFCKTIIITDEDIDIRDIHQVEEVIIRNYHPERDTHFSRGPMDVLDHTSPVCGYGGKILIDATKKLPEEGGAHTPLSNKAIHFTHSGKDLKGIINIILDRWEDTDDSYSGLWLWGSNWDPVRDTDFSDGRLVADSRRKYKGKNGFKREWPEKALSSPETIEIVDKKWEKLGIGPFIASPSLKYLSGQKLQEQ, from the coding sequence ATGTACAAAAGTTTAAAAGATTTTATTGAATTTCTGGAATCAAAGGGAGAGCTCATTCGTATTAAAGAGTTTACAGACCCTTTATTAGAGATCACCGAAATAACAGACAGAGTAAGTAAACAGCCCGGAGGAGGCAAAGCACTCCTTTTTGAAAATACAGGAACAGCATATCCTGTTCTGACCAATATGCTGGGCTCAAAAAACAGAATTCTCTATGCATTAGGAGCAACCTCGTTTGATGAGATATCGGAATCTATGAGGGATTTGATAAAAGAGGTCACCAGGCAGAGAGGGACTATTCAGGAGAAGCTTAAAGCAATCCCTCTTTTAGGCCGGGCTGCCTCCTGGATGCCAAAGGCTCATAAAGGTGTTGCCCCCTGTCAGGAGGTAATATTACATCAGCCCGATATTGGCAGACTGCCTGTACTGAAGTGCTGGCCTCAGGATGGCGGACCCTTTGTTACTCTCCCGCTGGTTCACACAAAAGACTCTGTAACCGGAGCCAGAAATGTCGGGATGTACAGGATGCAGGTATTCAGTGAGAACACAACCGGCATGCACTGGCACAGACATAAAACAGGGGCCAGACAATTTTCAAGATGCAAAGAGGGAAAGTTTCCGGTTGCTGTTGCACTGGGAGGAGATCCTGTCTACACATACGCTGCTACTGCTCCTCTGCCTGAGGGTATTGACGAATATATGCTTGCAGGATTTCTCCGTAACAAACCGGTCTCATTGACAGATTGTCTGACACAGCCTCTGCAGGTTCCTGCCGATTGTGATTTTGTTATAGAGGGATACATAGATACAAAAGAGGCACCGGTAGTCGAGGGACCATTTGGAGATCACACCGGATTTTACTCTCTTGAAGATCTTTATCCAAAAATGCATATTACCTGCATCTCGCATAAAAAAGATGCAATATATCCGGCAACAATAGTTGGAATTCCACCTCAGGAGGACAAATATATTGCAATGGCAACAGAGAGTATATTCCTGACACCTATACAGTTTACTATGGTACCTGAATTAAAGGATCTTTACCTCCCGGAAGAGGGAATTGGTCATAATCTGGCAATAGTAAAAATTGAAAAGAGTTACCCGGGACAGGGGATTAAAGTTGGACACGCACTATGGGGTGCCGGTCAGATGATGTTTTGCAAAACGATCATAATCACTGACGAAGATATTGACATCAGAGACATTCATCAAGTAGAAGAGGTAATAATCAGAAACTATCATCCGGAAAGAGATACTCATTTTAGCCGGGGACCTATGGATGTTCTTGACCACACATCACCGGTTTGCGGATATGGCGGAAAAATTCTTATTGATGCTACAAAAAAACTACCTGAGGAGGGAGGCGCTCACACTCCACTGTCTAACAAAGCAATCCATTTTACACACTCAGGAAAAGATTTAAAGGGAATCATCAATATTATACTTGATAGATGGGAAGATACAGATGACTCTTACTCCGGTTTATGGTTATGGGGAAGCAACTGGGATCCGGTAAGAGACACTGATTTTTCAGACGGGCGTCTTGTTGCAGATAGCAGACGAAAATATAAAGGGAAAAATGGGTTCAAAAGAGAGTGGCCTGAGAAAGCCCTCTCCTCTCCTGAGACAATTGAGATTGTTGACAAAAAATGGGAGAAACTGGGTATAGGCCCCTTTATCGCCTCACCCTCGCTGAAATATTTGTCAGGACAAAAATTGCAAGAGCAATAA